One window of Campylobacter concisus genomic DNA carries:
- a CDS encoding DIP1984 family protein: protein MKLAQALILRADTQKRLEQLKGRLLDNAKMQENERPSEDPKLLLKELDGLSDELFRLILAINLTNSSAKFEGVSLTEMIAKKDTLSQKVSVLREFAKSASQKVDLYSNSEIKILSSVDVAMLQKQIDELSKEIRELDMKLQEANWQVDLVE, encoded by the coding sequence ATGAAATTAGCTCAGGCTCTCATTTTAAGAGCTGATACACAAAAACGTTTAGAGCAGCTAAAAGGTAGGTTGCTCGATAATGCAAAAATGCAAGAAAATGAAAGACCTAGCGAAGATCCAAAGCTTCTTTTAAAAGAGCTTGATGGGCTAAGCGATGAGCTATTTAGACTGATCTTGGCTATAAATTTAACAAACTCAAGTGCAAAATTTGAAGGCGTGAGTCTAACTGAAATGATCGCTAAAAAAGATACGCTAAGCCAAAAAGTAAGCGTGCTTAGGGAATTTGCCAAAAGCGCAAGCCAAAAGGTCGATCTTTACTCAAATAGCGAGATAAAAATTTTAAGTAGTGTTGATGTGGCTATGCTTCAAAAGCAAATAGACGAGCTATCAAAAGAGATCAGAGAGCTAGATATGAAGCTGCAAGAGGCAAACTGGCAAGTTGATCTTGTAGAGTAA
- a CDS encoding MalY/PatB family protein, producing the protein MKYDFDTLISRDGTNSSKWRMKNDVLPMWVADMDFKAAPEILNALQKRLDNGVFGYSFIPKEWNEAIKGWWKRRHDVSFENDWMCFCTGVIPAISTAIRRFSNPGDQILVQAPVYHVFFNCIKNNGREILSNDLVYKDGSYEIDFEDLEAKLAQPLTTMMLLCNPHNPIGKIWDKETLKKIGELCYKHDVLVISDEIHCDITDPGLSYVPFISVSEECKNNSITCISPTKAFNIAGLQSSAIVTPNEQIRARINAAVNYDEIGEANAFAITATIAAFNDSQIWLDELREYLFENKKIVINFIKEQNLPVKLLPSNATYLLWLDCSAFCEDSSDFMNFLRDKAGLWLNDGNAYRGDRFFLRMNIATQRARVLEGLKRLQNGINLYTSKR; encoded by the coding sequence ATGAAGTACGATTTTGATACGCTTATTAGCAGAGATGGCACCAACTCATCGAAGTGGCGAATGAAAAACGATGTTTTGCCAATGTGGGTTGCTGATATGGATTTTAAGGCTGCACCTGAAATTTTAAATGCCCTACAAAAGCGTCTTGATAATGGCGTCTTTGGCTACTCATTTATCCCAAAAGAGTGGAACGAAGCGATTAAAGGCTGGTGGAAGAGGCGTCATGATGTTAGCTTTGAAAACGATTGGATGTGCTTTTGCACTGGCGTTATACCAGCGATTTCAACTGCGATTAGAAGATTTAGTAATCCAGGAGATCAAATTTTAGTTCAGGCTCCTGTCTATCATGTATTTTTTAACTGCATAAAAAACAACGGCCGTGAAATTTTATCAAACGACCTTGTCTATAAAGATGGCTCTTATGAGATTGATTTTGAAGACCTTGAGGCAAAGCTAGCTCAGCCACTAACAACTATGATGCTTCTTTGCAATCCTCACAATCCAATAGGAAAAATTTGGGACAAAGAGACGCTTAAAAAAATAGGCGAGCTTTGTTATAAGCACGATGTTTTGGTTATCAGCGATGAGATCCACTGCGACATAACTGATCCTGGGCTAAGCTACGTACCATTTATCAGCGTTAGCGAAGAGTGTAAAAATAACTCAATCACGTGCATCTCACCTACAAAAGCCTTTAATATAGCTGGACTTCAAAGCTCAGCCATCGTCACGCCAAATGAGCAAATACGTGCCAGAATAAATGCAGCTGTAAATTATGATGAGATAGGTGAGGCAAACGCATTTGCGATAACTGCGACAATAGCGGCATTTAATGATAGTCAAATATGGCTTGATGAGCTTAGGGAGTATCTCTTTGAAAACAAAAAAATCGTTATAAATTTCATAAAAGAGCAAAATTTGCCAGTAAAACTTCTGCCATCAAATGCGACTTATCTTTTGTGGCTTGATTGCAGCGCATTTTGCGAGGATTCGAGCGACTTTATGAATTTCTTGCGTGATAAAGCTGGACTTTGGCTAAATGATGGCAATGCTTACAGAGGAGATAGATTTTTCCTCCGTATGAATATCGCAACCCAAAGAGCTAGAGTGCTTGAGGGGCTAAAACGCTTACAAAATGGTATAAATTTATACACTTCAAAAAGATAA